From Roseibium alexandrii DFL-11, the proteins below share one genomic window:
- a CDS encoding HAD family hydrolase: MAHSIKAVLFDKDGTLLDFDATWAKPQEQAAVFAANGDELLAKRLLVAGGMDTETRKTTAGSLFAAGNALEIAQAFLNEGAPHDLELLTSELDRIFLEGMQKARLLPGLETSLRQLHDAGFILGVASSDSEGSIAAFLNTTRVAALFSFIAGYDSGHGHKPGPGMVEGFARANQIPVHQIAVAGDNTHDLGMAENAGAGLKIGVLSGTGTAADLSPLADLILESCADLSDQVLVRP; this comes from the coding sequence ATGGCCCATTCAATCAAGGCGGTCCTCTTCGATAAAGACGGCACGTTGCTGGACTTTGATGCGACCTGGGCGAAGCCACAAGAACAGGCAGCAGTATTCGCGGCAAATGGCGACGAGCTATTGGCAAAGCGTTTGCTGGTCGCCGGTGGAATGGATACGGAAACTCGAAAAACTACGGCTGGCAGCCTGTTTGCTGCCGGCAACGCGCTGGAGATCGCGCAGGCATTTTTAAACGAAGGCGCCCCGCATGACCTTGAACTGCTGACATCAGAATTGGACCGTATATTTCTGGAAGGGATGCAGAAGGCCAGACTACTGCCAGGGCTCGAAACGTCGCTCCGTCAACTGCACGATGCAGGTTTCATTTTGGGCGTCGCAAGCAGCGACAGCGAAGGCTCTATCGCCGCCTTTCTGAACACCACCCGTGTTGCGGCCCTGTTTTCATTCATCGCCGGTTATGACAGCGGTCACGGGCACAAGCCCGGTCCCGGCATGGTCGAAGGATTTGCACGCGCGAACCAAATCCCTGTTCACCAAATCGCGGTCGCCGGCGACAACACGCACGATCTGGGAATGGCGGAAAACGCCGGGGCTGGCTTGAAGATCGGTGTCCTGTCAGGGACAGGAACCGCAGCCGACCTCAGCCCGCTCGCTGATCTGATTCTCGAAAGCTGCGCGGATCTCTCCGACCAGGTGCTTGTCCGCCCGTGA
- a CDS encoding PAS domain-containing protein, with the protein MNAADLKIMNSMPVIFWAKNEDGVYIFGNDTINEFGGGVVGKTDHELPWADTADGLVAHDKKVLAAGKPGYMHEFVHKSSKGEATLNVCKWPGELDGVRCTFGISFIIED; encoded by the coding sequence ATGAATGCAGCAGATCTGAAAATCATGAACTCGATGCCAGTCATCTTTTGGGCAAAAAACGAAGATGGGGTCTATATTTTCGGCAACGACACCATCAACGAGTTTGGCGGCGGCGTTGTGGGCAAGACCGATCATGAACTCCCTTGGGCAGACACCGCGGATGGGCTCGTAGCCCATGACAAAAAAGTTCTTGCAGCCGGGAAACCTGGCTATATGCATGAATTCGTTCATAAGTCGTCTAAGGGTGAAGCAACCCTCAACGTATGCAAATGGCCAGGTGAACTTGACGGCGTTCGCTGCACGTTCGGCATATCCTTCATTATTGAGGACTAA
- a CDS encoding type 2 periplasmic-binding domain-containing protein: protein MVFRFFLFIAIVLWSGQLSARTIVNVGLTSIQPPLVFSGSEERGLIYDVLAALNEHQDAYAFTPSLVPAKRLLANHQTDDFHLIAYNDVLWGWGQRGGKPSVNLTNGKDLFFQLKGTAQKKGATAQIGAVMGFHYAFSDFNAEKLGSMPNVSLVSDESGVLKLVEFGRVDKGVASEAFLNWISVSEPEIYAKLEIFADHPDHTYNRQFVVFPYAPITVEQLNIYLRGLKASGVLGEIYAKYGIEIPDF, encoded by the coding sequence ATGGTATTTCGCTTCTTTCTTTTCATCGCAATTGTCTTGTGGTCAGGGCAATTGTCAGCGCGAACCATTGTCAATGTTGGTTTGACATCGATTCAACCCCCACTGGTCTTCAGCGGGAGCGAGGAACGCGGTCTGATCTACGATGTTTTGGCGGCTCTCAACGAGCATCAGGACGCCTATGCTTTCACGCCGAGCCTGGTTCCAGCCAAACGGTTGCTTGCCAACCATCAAACAGATGATTTTCATCTTATCGCCTACAATGACGTGCTTTGGGGGTGGGGGCAGCGTGGCGGCAAGCCAAGTGTGAATCTCACCAATGGCAAAGACCTGTTTTTTCAGCTGAAAGGCACGGCCCAAAAGAAGGGAGCCACTGCGCAGATCGGTGCGGTTATGGGGTTTCACTATGCATTCTCAGACTTTAATGCTGAAAAGCTTGGATCGATGCCGAATGTGAGCCTCGTCAGTGATGAAAGCGGCGTGCTGAAGCTTGTCGAGTTCGGACGTGTTGACAAGGGAGTGGCCAGTGAGGCGTTCCTTAACTGGATTTCGGTATCCGAGCCTGAAATCTACGCCAAACTGGAGATATTCGCTGACCACCCGGACCACACCTACAATCGGCAATTCGTCGTTTTTCCCTACGCGCCAATCACCGTTGAGCAACTGAACATCTATTTGCGCGGGTTGAAGGCATCCGGTGTTCTCGGCGAAATATATGCCAAGTACGGAATTGAGATTCCGGACTTCTGA
- the ttcA gene encoding tRNA 2-thiocytidine(32) synthetase TtcA: MNDIADSTNNDVPALLRKAPSSVEFKKLRKRLLRQAREAISDFGMVPEGASETSRPKWLVCLSGGKDSYTLLAVLIELKWRGVLPVDLVACNLDQAQPGFPPEILPKFFEDNGIEHIIVREDTYSIVTDKIPEHRTYCSLCSRLRRGILYRVAREQGCEAIVLGHHRDDILETFFMNLFHGGRLASMPPKLINDEGDLLVLRPLAYAAERDIQKFSDGMEFPIIPCNLCGSQDGLQREEVKRMLQAWERETPGRLGVMARALGHTRPSHLLDRKLYDFVNLRPQEGVGEENSREAEEPCGATLAMTAKLFAAE, translated from the coding sequence ATGAATGACATTGCCGACAGCACGAACAACGACGTTCCAGCGCTCTTGCGGAAAGCGCCGTCGAGCGTTGAGTTCAAGAAATTACGGAAGCGGCTGCTGCGCCAGGCCCGCGAAGCCATCAGCGATTTCGGGATGGTGCCGGAGGGGGCATCTGAGACCAGCCGGCCAAAGTGGCTCGTCTGCCTGTCCGGTGGCAAGGACAGCTACACGCTCCTGGCGGTGTTGATTGAACTCAAATGGCGGGGGGTGCTGCCCGTGGATCTGGTTGCCTGCAATCTTGACCAGGCCCAGCCGGGTTTCCCGCCGGAGATCCTGCCGAAGTTCTTTGAAGACAATGGCATCGAGCATATCATCGTGCGTGAGGACACCTATTCCATTGTCACCGACAAGATCCCGGAGCATCGAACCTATTGTTCGCTGTGCTCGCGATTGCGCCGGGGAATTCTCTACCGCGTGGCTCGGGAGCAGGGATGCGAGGCCATCGTGCTTGGCCATCACCGTGACGATATTCTAGAAACGTTTTTCATGAACCTGTTTCATGGCGGGCGGCTGGCGTCGATGCCGCCCAAGCTCATCAATGATGAGGGCGATCTCCTGGTTCTGCGCCCGCTGGCCTATGCGGCGGAGCGCGACATCCAGAAGTTTTCCGACGGCATGGAGTTTCCGATTATCCCGTGCAACTTGTGTGGCTCCCAGGATGGTCTGCAACGTGAGGAAGTCAAACGCATGCTCCAGGCCTGGGAAAGAGAAACTCCGGGCCGTCTGGGTGTCATGGCCCGTGCGCTCGGCCACACCCGGCCGTCGCACCTGCTTGATCGCAAGCTCTATGATTTTGTCAATTTGCGCCCGCAGGAAGGCGTTGGGGAAGAGAACAGCCGTGAGGCCGAAGAGCCGTGCGGAGCGACCCTCGCCATGACCGCCAAACTCTTTGCGGCTGAGTAA
- the rpsD gene encoding 30S ribosomal protein S4, with protein sequence MSKRHSVKYKIDRRMGENIWGRPKSPVNRREYGPGQHGQRRKGKLSDFGVQLRAKQKLKGYYGNISEKQFRKVYAEASRLKGDTSENLIGLLERRLDAVIYRAKFVPTVFAARQFINHGHVKVNGKRVNIPSYQLRPGDVVEVRERSKQLAIVLEAVQSAERDVPDYVDADHAKMTATYSRVPAFSDVPYPVQMEPNLVVEFYSR encoded by the coding sequence ATGTCAAAGCGCCATAGCGTTAAATACAAAATCGACCGCCGGATGGGCGAGAACATCTGGGGCCGTCCGAAGAGCCCGGTCAACCGTCGTGAGTACGGCCCGGGTCAGCATGGTCAGCGCCGCAAAGGCAAACTGTCCGACTTCGGCGTTCAGCTGCGCGCGAAACAGAAGCTGAAAGGCTACTACGGCAACATCTCCGAGAAACAGTTCCGCAAGGTCTATGCAGAAGCGTCTCGTCTGAAAGGCGACACCTCTGAGAACCTGATCGGTCTGCTGGAGCGCCGTCTCGACGCCGTAATCTACCGTGCGAAGTTCGTACCGACCGTTTTCGCTGCCCGTCAGTTCATCAACCACGGTCACGTCAAGGTCAACGGCAAGCGCGTCAACATCCCGAGCTACCAACTGCGTCCGGGCGACGTTGTTGAAGTTCGCGAACGGTCCAAGCAACTCGCCATCGTTCTGGAAGCTGTCCAGTCCGCTGAGCGTGATGTTCCGGACTATGTTGATGCAGACCATGCAAAAATGACTGCAACTTACTCCCGCGTTCCGGCTTTCTCAGATGTACCGTACCCGGTGCAGATGGAACCGAACCTGGTGGTCGAGTTCTATTCGCGCTAA
- a CDS encoding RNA methyltransferase, with protein sequence MSKNAKIRDEARAITARPPAVILCEPQLGENIGTAARAMANFGLVDLRIVNPRDGWPSEKARAAASRADHVIDKVQVFETTEAAIADLNFVYATTARSREVPKPVRGPDEAAVKAVDLGERQHGVGYLFGRERWGLNNEEVALADEIVTLPVDPDFASLNIAQAVLVCAYEWRKTASKGELPFLLSEEEHPPASKDDILRMFEHLESSLDEVSFFRPPERRPHMVRNLRNIFQKAELSQQEVRTLRGVIAALERRETRPRKTGDVDETEA encoded by the coding sequence ATGAGCAAAAACGCAAAAATCAGAGACGAAGCGCGGGCAATTACTGCGCGGCCGCCTGCGGTGATCCTATGTGAGCCACAGCTGGGCGAAAACATCGGAACAGCCGCCCGGGCGATGGCCAATTTCGGCTTGGTTGACCTTCGGATCGTCAATCCGCGCGATGGCTGGCCCAGTGAGAAGGCGCGCGCTGCTGCCAGCCGGGCGGACCATGTGATCGACAAGGTTCAGGTCTTCGAGACCACGGAAGCTGCAATTGCTGATCTGAATTTCGTTTACGCAACAACAGCCCGTTCGCGCGAGGTGCCAAAACCTGTGCGCGGCCCGGATGAAGCAGCAGTTAAGGCTGTGGACCTTGGTGAGCGCCAGCATGGTGTCGGCTACTTGTTCGGCCGTGAACGCTGGGGGCTGAACAACGAGGAAGTCGCGCTTGCCGACGAAATCGTTACCTTGCCAGTCGATCCGGATTTTGCGTCGCTGAATATTGCACAGGCTGTTCTCGTCTGCGCCTACGAGTGGCGCAAGACAGCGAGTAAAGGCGAATTGCCATTCCTGTTGTCGGAAGAAGAGCATCCGCCGGCGTCCAAGGACGACATTCTGCGGATGTTCGAACACCTGGAAAGTTCTCTCGACGAAGTGAGTTTCTTCCGTCCGCCGGAGCGCCGGCCGCACATGGTGCGGAACCTGCGTAACATCTTCCAGAAAGCAGAACTCAGCCAACAGGAAGTGCGTACCTTGCGGGGCGTGATTGCTGCGCTGGAGCGGCGGGAAACACGTCCGCGGAAAACCGGCGACGTCGACGAGACAGAGGCCTGA
- a CDS encoding EAL domain-containing protein, whose protein sequence is MFSPSNSDPEEDGPEPVPGQPPIKHILNSLDYALQPIVDVGTGVVYGYEAQIRNCIRTGASSTDDLLNQAHAQGFLPHLETALLRKAATKFMALRTAKGTKLFFKLDGRGLGENEDPRMNMDAILVEYGLQKSQVCLECSGRHQETLSDVSHHALSDLRQSGFMIALDDFGRGSSELRLLHDMSPEYVRIDRFFLSGIDSDPRKKLFVTTVANLAHVLGARVIAECIETEREFRACRDAGCDLVQGYFIAKPSAAPGSAKLFYDHIRAETPNGKRKEEQCRIRNELLQLPTVQFDSSMNDLLDLFVHNQDASIIPVLDANQEPRGIIHERDLKAYLYAGGPDDEDAKAALDFPLRSFVRACPIADIDSNADMLLVTFASSINSDGIIITQNFRYTGFLSATSLLKIIHEKRLQEAQDQNPLTGLPGNGAVSRFISKSACTTASDRHICYIDFDNFKPFNDTYGYRQGDRAIILFSELLQKHVTGNNSFHGHIGGDDFMAGFLTGDQMEIATRMRALRRAFRTDVESFYQPEHREQGFMRAQDRYGTMRDFPLLQCSISILTLPKGVPASTGLITEELGQLKGAAKATENGIALKTLAA, encoded by the coding sequence ATGTTCTCGCCGTCCAATTCAGATCCAGAGGAAGATGGCCCTGAGCCGGTTCCCGGCCAGCCGCCAATCAAACACATATTAAATAGCCTGGATTATGCTCTTCAACCGATCGTCGATGTCGGCACCGGTGTTGTTTATGGCTATGAGGCGCAGATCCGCAATTGCATCCGGACTGGTGCAAGTTCTACGGATGATCTTCTCAATCAGGCCCACGCCCAAGGTTTTCTGCCGCACTTGGAAACCGCCCTTTTGCGCAAGGCGGCCACAAAATTCATGGCGCTGCGCACCGCCAAGGGCACCAAACTCTTTTTCAAATTGGATGGGCGCGGTCTTGGTGAAAACGAAGACCCGCGCATGAACATGGACGCAATCCTGGTCGAATACGGATTGCAGAAAAGCCAGGTTTGCCTGGAGTGTTCCGGCCGCCATCAGGAAACCCTGAGTGACGTCTCCCACCATGCCCTGAGCGACCTGCGCCAATCAGGCTTCATGATTGCCCTGGATGATTTTGGCCGCGGGTCATCAGAACTGCGTCTTCTTCACGACATGTCCCCAGAATATGTCCGGATCGACCGGTTTTTCCTGAGCGGCATAGACAGCGATCCACGCAAGAAGCTCTTCGTCACAACGGTCGCAAATCTCGCCCACGTTTTGGGCGCCCGCGTCATCGCCGAATGCATTGAAACTGAACGCGAGTTCCGCGCCTGCCGGGATGCCGGTTGTGATCTGGTTCAGGGTTATTTCATCGCCAAGCCTTCGGCGGCACCCGGTTCAGCCAAGCTTTTCTACGACCACATCCGGGCTGAGACGCCGAATGGAAAACGCAAGGAAGAGCAGTGTCGGATCCGCAACGAACTGTTGCAATTGCCAACTGTTCAATTCGATTCGTCCATGAACGATCTTCTGGATCTTTTTGTTCACAATCAGGATGCCAGCATCATTCCGGTTCTGGATGCCAACCAGGAACCCCGCGGCATTATCCATGAACGCGATTTGAAAGCCTATCTTTACGCCGGAGGGCCGGATGACGAAGACGCCAAGGCGGCGCTCGACTTTCCATTGCGGTCATTCGTGCGGGCCTGCCCGATCGCCGATATCGACTCCAATGCGGACATGCTGCTGGTGACGTTTGCCTCCTCGATCAATTCCGATGGCATCATCATCACGCAGAATTTCCGTTACACCGGGTTCCTGTCAGCAACCTCCCTTTTGAAGATCATCCACGAGAAGCGTCTGCAGGAGGCGCAGGATCAAAATCCTCTCACCGGCCTTCCTGGAAATGGCGCGGTGAGCCGGTTCATATCGAAATCAGCATGCACGACGGCATCGGACCGGCATATTTGTTACATCGATTTCGACAACTTCAAGCCGTTCAACGATACGTACGGATACCGTCAGGGCGACCGCGCAATCATTCTCTTCAGTGAACTCCTGCAAAAACATGTAACCGGCAACAATTCGTTCCATGGACATATCGGCGGCGATGATTTCATGGCCGGTTTTCTAACCGGCGACCAGATGGAAATCGCGACGAGAATGCGGGCTCTGAGACGCGCATTCCGGACCGATGTTGAAAGCTTCTATCAGCCGGAACACCGCGAGCAGGGCTTCATGCGCGCGCAGGACCGCTATGGAACCATGCGGGACTTCCCGCTTTTGCAATGCTCGATCTCGATCCTCACCCTGCCAAAGGGTGTTCCGGCGAGCACAGGCTTGATCACAGAAGAGCTTGGTCAGCTGAAGGGCGCGGCCAAAGCCACTGAGAACGGGATCGCTCTGAAGACTCTGGCTGCCTGA
- the murI gene encoding glutamate racemase: protein MKDVRPVLFYDSGLGGLTVLREARYLLPCERLLYVADDAAFPIGRWPEEDLLVRLQDQFTRLIEDHDPKAVVIACNTAFTLGGVALREAFPGVPFVGTVPAIKPAAERTASGLISVLATPGTVRRAYTRSLIESFAAQCHVRLVGSDNLAELAEQHLRGEPVSDEALLPEISDCFLEQNGQRTDIVVLACTHYPFLANRFRKIAPWPVDWLDPAEAIARQLVRVLGQDLASVPSESPDLAILTSGARKPAIERLLAGFGLALMPGRELMPKSI from the coding sequence GTGAAAGATGTCCGGCCGGTCCTCTTCTATGATTCAGGGTTGGGCGGGCTCACGGTTCTTCGCGAGGCACGGTACCTGCTTCCCTGTGAGCGCCTGCTTTATGTAGCGGACGATGCGGCCTTTCCGATCGGCCGCTGGCCGGAAGAGGACCTTCTTGTCAGGCTGCAGGATCAATTCACGCGGCTGATCGAGGATCACGATCCAAAGGCAGTCGTGATCGCGTGTAACACCGCGTTCACCCTTGGCGGAGTGGCATTGCGGGAAGCTTTTCCGGGCGTTCCGTTTGTCGGGACGGTGCCGGCAATCAAACCGGCAGCAGAGCGGACGGCTTCGGGTCTGATTTCGGTGCTGGCGACACCTGGCACGGTTCGCCGCGCCTACACCCGGTCCTTGATCGAGAGTTTTGCCGCGCAGTGTCACGTCAGGCTCGTGGGATCGGACAATCTGGCAGAACTTGCCGAACAGCATCTGCGCGGTGAACCGGTGTCTGACGAGGCACTGCTGCCGGAGATTTCGGATTGTTTTCTGGAGCAAAACGGCCAGCGCACGGACATTGTCGTACTGGCCTGCACCCACTATCCGTTTTTGGCAAACCGGTTCAGAAAAATCGCCCCGTGGCCCGTTGACTGGCTGGACCCGGCCGAGGCGATCGCGCGTCAGCTGGTACGCGTTCTGGGGCAGGACCTGGCATCAGTCCCGTCTGAAAGCCCCGACCTTGCCATTTTAACTTCAGGGGCCCGGAAGCCTGCAATCGAGCGGCTTCTCGCCGGTTTCGGTCTGGCACTTATGCCGGGGCGTGAGTTGATGCCAAAGAGTATTTGA
- a CDS encoding NADP-dependent isocitrate dehydrogenase yields MADIIYTKVDEAPELASASFLPIIRSFTKAAGLTIGTKDISLAGRILATFPDFLTDEQKQSDDLALLGDMVKQPDANVIKLPNISASQPQLNAAIKELQAQGYKLPDYPSDPTNDAEKDIKARYDAIKGSAVNPVLREGNSDRRAPKAVKEYAKKNPHRMGTWASSSKTHVATMGENDFRSNEKSITVSAAQAGTAQIVFVAKGGSESVLKGDWPLEDGDVIDATYMSVKALSAFLEKEIQDAKDQGILFSLHMKATMMKVSDPIIFGVCVKAFLKDVFEKHAATLKELGVNPDLGIGDLEAKVATLPADKAAEIQADIKAALDNGPAMYMVNSDKGITNLHVSSDVIIDASMPALIRAGGKGWGPDGNEGDAKCVIPDSSYAGVYSAVIDHCRENGALDPAQMGTVPNVGLMAQKAEEYGSHPQTFKAPSDGTIKVVSASGETLIEHAVEGGDIWRACRTKDAPIRDWVKLGVNRMRLSGMPGVFWLNAERAHDAELIKKVEAYLPDHDTSGLDYRILAPTEAAKYSTERIARGEDTISITGNVLRDYLTDLYPILEVGTSAKMLSIVPLMNGGGLFETGAGGSAPKHVQQLQEENYLRWDSLGEFCALGASLEHLANVKGNAKAQVLADALDKAIEGLLDNDKSPARKVGGLDNRGSHFYIALYWAQALAAQDQDAELKAQFAPIAEALSANEDKIVGELNGVQGSPADTGGYYHAPQAKVDAVMRPSATLNGVIS; encoded by the coding sequence ATGGCCGATATTATCTACACCAAGGTTGACGAAGCGCCGGAACTGGCATCTGCTTCCTTCCTTCCGATCATCCGCTCCTTCACCAAGGCCGCGGGCCTGACCATCGGCACCAAGGACATCTCCCTTGCCGGCCGGATCCTGGCGACGTTTCCGGATTTTCTGACCGATGAACAGAAACAGTCGGACGATCTCGCGCTCCTTGGCGATATGGTCAAACAGCCGGACGCCAACGTCATCAAGCTGCCAAACATCTCCGCCTCGCAGCCGCAGCTGAACGCAGCCATCAAGGAGCTGCAAGCCCAGGGCTACAAGCTTCCGGATTACCCATCTGATCCGACGAATGATGCGGAGAAAGACATCAAGGCCCGCTACGACGCCATCAAAGGTTCCGCCGTGAACCCGGTGCTGCGCGAGGGCAATTCCGACCGCCGCGCACCGAAGGCCGTCAAGGAATACGCAAAGAAGAACCCGCACCGTATGGGCACCTGGGCGTCTTCTTCCAAGACCCATGTTGCGACAATGGGCGAGAACGACTTCCGCTCCAACGAAAAATCCATCACGGTCTCCGCTGCTCAGGCCGGAACAGCACAGATCGTTTTCGTTGCCAAGGGCGGTTCAGAATCCGTTCTGAAAGGCGACTGGCCGCTGGAAGACGGCGATGTCATCGACGCCACCTACATGAGCGTCAAGGCACTGTCGGCATTCCTGGAAAAGGAAATCCAGGACGCCAAGGACCAGGGCATCCTGTTCTCGCTGCACATGAAGGCAACCATGATGAAGGTCTCCGACCCGATCATCTTCGGTGTCTGCGTGAAAGCGTTCCTGAAGGACGTTTTTGAAAAGCATGCGGCAACGCTCAAAGAGCTCGGCGTCAACCCGGATCTCGGCATCGGCGACCTGGAAGCCAAGGTGGCCACGCTGCCTGCCGACAAGGCGGCAGAGATTCAGGCTGATATCAAGGCTGCGCTCGATAACGGCCCGGCCATGTACATGGTGAACTCCGACAAGGGCATCACCAACCTGCACGTTTCATCAGACGTCATCATCGATGCCTCCATGCCGGCTCTCATCCGCGCAGGCGGCAAGGGCTGGGGTCCGGACGGCAACGAGGGTGATGCCAAGTGTGTTATCCCGGACAGTTCCTATGCTGGCGTTTATTCCGCCGTCATCGATCATTGCCGGGAAAATGGCGCCCTCGATCCGGCACAGATGGGCACAGTTCCGAATGTTGGCTTGATGGCCCAAAAGGCCGAGGAATACGGCTCCCACCCGCAGACCTTCAAGGCGCCAAGCGACGGCACCATTAAGGTTGTCAGCGCGAGCGGTGAGACCCTCATCGAGCATGCTGTTGAAGGCGGCGACATTTGGCGCGCGTGCCGGACCAAAGACGCTCCGATCCGCGACTGGGTGAAACTCGGCGTCAACCGCATGCGCCTCTCTGGCATGCCGGGTGTGTTCTGGCTGAACGCTGAACGCGCTCACGATGCGGAGCTGATCAAGAAGGTGGAAGCGTACCTTCCGGATCACGACACATCCGGTCTGGACTACCGCATCCTGGCGCCGACCGAGGCCGCAAAATACTCCACCGAGCGCATTGCCCGCGGCGAAGACACGATCTCCATCACCGGCAACGTACTGCGGGACTACCTGACCGATCTTTACCCGATCCTGGAAGTCGGTACGTCCGCAAAGATGCTGTCGATCGTTCCGCTGATGAATGGCGGCGGCCTGTTTGAGACAGGTGCCGGCGGCTCTGCGCCGAAACACGTTCAGCAGCTGCAGGAAGAAAACTACCTGCGTTGGGATTCCCTTGGTGAGTTCTGCGCGCTCGGCGCCTCTCTGGAGCACCTTGCCAACGTCAAGGGCAACGCCAAGGCCCAGGTTCTGGCCGATGCGCTCGACAAGGCAATCGAAGGCCTGCTCGACAATGACAAGTCCCCGGCCCGCAAGGTCGGCGGCCTAGACAATCGCGGCAGCCACTTCTACATCGCGCTCTACTGGGCACAGGCGCTGGCCGCTCAGGATCAGGATGCAGAGCTGAAGGCCCAGTTCGCCCCGATCGCCGAGGCGCTTTCCGCCAACGAAGACAAGATCGTTGGTGAACTCAATGGCGTCCAGGGATCTCCGGCTGACACCGGCGGCTACTACCACGCCCCGCAAGCGAAGGTCGACGCTGTGATGCGCCCAAGTGCAACGCTGAACGGCGTCATTAGCTAA
- a CDS encoding ZinT family metal-binding protein yields MKFHSSAGLLQATALKLGLAAALFAAAPVAAAEKVQSKDHNHSHSHGSHSKKSEIYKGYFEDDQIENRSLSDWAGNWQSVYPYLTEGTLDPVMEHKAEHGTKTAGEYKDYYLIGYKTDVDAIEIDGDTVRFVKDSGTASGAYTYDGYEILTYKKGNRGVRYIFQKVSGDESAPEYIQFSDHKISPAAADHYHLYWGDDRAALLKEVTNWPTYYPAELTGQQIVEEMVAH; encoded by the coding sequence GTGAAGTTTCATTCGTCTGCAGGTCTTCTCCAAGCAACCGCTCTCAAGTTGGGATTGGCCGCGGCACTGTTCGCTGCCGCGCCCGTCGCAGCGGCCGAAAAAGTCCAATCCAAAGACCACAATCACAGTCACTCTCACGGGTCCCATTCCAAGAAGTCCGAAATCTACAAAGGCTACTTTGAGGATGATCAGATTGAGAACCGGTCCCTCTCCGATTGGGCGGGAAATTGGCAATCGGTCTATCCGTATCTGACTGAAGGGACACTGGACCCGGTCATGGAACACAAGGCCGAACACGGCACAAAAACTGCCGGTGAGTACAAGGACTATTACCTGATCGGCTACAAGACCGACGTCGATGCCATCGAAATTGACGGAGATACCGTCCGCTTTGTCAAAGACAGCGGAACCGCAAGCGGCGCCTATACCTATGACGGCTACGAAATCCTGACCTACAAAAAGGGCAATCGCGGTGTTCGCTACATCTTTCAAAAGGTGTCAGGCGATGAAAGTGCGCCGGAGTACATACAGTTTAGCGACCATAAAATCTCACCGGCGGCAGCAGATCACTACCATCTTTACTGGGGAGACGATCGGGCAGCCCTTTTGAAGGAAGTGACCAACTGGCCAACCTACTACCCGGCTGAGCTGACCGGTCAGCAGATCGTGGAAGAAATGGTGGCCCACTAA
- a CDS encoding substrate-binding periplasmic protein, translating into MQRAAIISAIVMGFAIGLVPMPAASQECPRGGTLIAGAGDYRPYNIVEDGEVRGMDFEVIETILGKLGCDLVKVPLPWTRHLNALRNGTVDIATPVTKTPEREAFAHFSAPYIQADEVLFVRAENVDTYETLRDFFQNDKRLGVVRDYAYGGSFPALSEAYPNLIEMTDSLELNLKQLELGRVDAILGETYVVTSEIQSLGLSKVIKATNAVVASEPNYIMFSKKSVSQDFVAAFSNELQTMQENGEFDRITARYKDSDGAIN; encoded by the coding sequence ATGCAACGTGCGGCAATCATTTCAGCTATAGTGATGGGGTTTGCGATTGGACTTGTGCCAATGCCGGCAGCTTCCCAAGAGTGCCCCCGCGGCGGCACGCTGATCGCTGGCGCAGGTGATTACCGGCCCTACAACATCGTTGAAGATGGAGAAGTCCGGGGCATGGACTTCGAGGTGATTGAGACAATCCTCGGCAAGCTCGGCTGTGATCTTGTGAAAGTGCCCCTGCCCTGGACCCGGCACCTCAATGCCTTGCGCAACGGCACGGTGGACATCGCAACGCCTGTTACAAAAACACCTGAACGTGAGGCGTTTGCACATTTCTCAGCGCCCTACATTCAAGCCGACGAAGTGCTGTTCGTGCGGGCAGAAAACGTCGATACCTATGAAACCCTCCGCGACTTCTTCCAGAACGATAAACGGTTGGGTGTGGTACGGGACTATGCTTATGGCGGTTCGTTCCCAGCTCTCTCGGAAGCCTATCCGAATCTGATTGAGATGACGGACAGCCTGGAACTGAACCTCAAACAGCTTGAGCTCGGCCGGGTCGATGCGATTTTGGGAGAAACCTATGTCGTAACCTCGGAGATCCAGTCGCTCGGTCTCTCAAAGGTGATCAAAGCGACGAACGCGGTCGTCGCTTCAGAGCCAAATTATATCATGTTCAGCAAAAAGAGCGTCTCACAAGACTTCGTCGCCGCGTTTTCCAATGAACTGCAAACCATGCAGGAGAACGGCGAGTTCGACCGCATCACGGCGCGCTACAAGGACAGTGACGGTGCAATCAACTGA